The Peromyscus eremicus chromosome 2, PerEre_H2_v1, whole genome shotgun sequence genome includes the window CGAATTTGAATATAACTTTTATAAGCATGTCAGCATGGTGTCGGCTTAATAGcataacattaattttaaaattaattttagctAAAATATGAGAACTAATCACTGTGCTCCTCGAGCAGCGTTGCTAACTTGCTTGTGAAGTTCACAATGCTGAGGATCAAATGCAGGGAGGGCCCTGTGGctgccagacaagcactctgccaagtTACAGCCTGGAGAGACATCACATTAAAAACAGACTGGAATACAGCTGGCTGTAATGGCgcacactaatcccagcactcaggaaatgaagacaggttgtgagttcaaggccaagtggCTATATGTAAGACCCAATCTCCAAAAGCCCAAAATAAACTGAAGATGCTGTTTTGAACTCTTAAATATGCAGCCTTGAGCTgggcataatcccagcacttgagaggtagaggcaggaagatcatttcaaggtcattcttgtctACATAAgaagtttgaagctagcttgaGCTTACacagaccttgtcaaaaaaattatgttgtgtacacacacagacacacacacagagacagacacacacatacacacggctTTTAGCTGTTTTCAATTGAGCGAAGACAAGGCCTCACCTCCAGGCACCAGGATGGAAACCCAATGGTCCTGCTAGATACACTCTGGCAAAGCACCACCAAAATTTTTATTTAGAGGGTTCTCTTTGGATTTCCAGTTCCTTACTTCACCTATATGGGTAGTGGCCATtactaaaatttaattttcacgTGGCGTGGAAGAAAAGCTCAATTAAGGAGAAAGCTCCATGTTGCCTGACATCCTTTATTCAGACTGGTTGCATTTCACAGGGTGGCTTGGCCAGGGTGGGGTTACTTGCAAGAGGAGAAGGTTTTCCAGAAGAAATTCTTGCAAGGCTTTTTATCCCGGCGTGGGGGCTGCTGGAGAGGTGGGCTTTCCTGCCACGTAGACACCTCGCTGGCATCCCCTCCGAGGAGGGCGCTGGAGCTGGCTTGGGAGGTCCAACCATGCCACCAGGCAAGGAAAGTCAGGAGGCCATTCCTCTTCCCTTCTGCAGCTTCCTGTGTGTTTCCAGAGAAGGAACGACAAGGGAGTCAACCAGGCCTGGACTCACTCAGCACCAGGAGATGCTCGTCCCTCCCTCCCAGAAAGCAAGCTGCTCCTTAACAAACATATCTCCCTCAACTGAGTCTGAAGAATCATAGAGAAACCGCTCTGCAGAGGGCAACAGACAAAAAGAACTGCTCCTTTTGCCAGCACTGTGAGCAAAGGCAAGTGAATTACTGTGAGTTCgggactagccagggctacagagtgaaaccttgtctcaaaatatagaCACGTGAATTGCTACCTCTACCTTATCATCTTTGCTGAGGTCCTTAGCTATGAGAGGAGGAAATCTGCTGAAGTGACTGACAGCTCAGACGCCCTGGGCAGACAGGCTCATCTAACTGATTTCCATCTTCAGACATCCTTCTGAGTGTTCAGAAACCCGAACAGACTGAGATGCTAAAGTCTGGTCTTTCAAACTCTTTGGGAAGCTTCTAGGAGTATTGTGATGATAAATGACCTGCCTGAAACTCATCTGGTAATTTCAGAGAAAAATCCGTTTCTAATGGTCAACTTTATGTACTCTTTCTTGGAACTTTTTCaaaattgagaaaaagagaaagtaaatcatttgatgaaattataaatttataccaCGGTTAATGTGAGCGAGTGAGAGCATAGCTATGTATATAAATTAAGGCTCTCAGAGTCTGTGTGACCAATACCAGCAGGGGCTGGACTACAAACGCACTGTGACATCCAGAAGTCTAGCCAAAGCAGACACccgaggagagaggaaggagccccTGAACAGACAAGGGTAGGACAGTGAGGGCAAAGGGAAGACCAGTGGTCTGAATGGGACACTGGAGCATCCTGGggttgcacacacatgtacacacacgtgtacatacacacacacacacacacacacacacacacacacacaaatgcaaggaATTCACTGGGTGGTCAGAATGCCAGGAAGAGAGACAAACAGCAGCCTACCTGTGCAAGAGCTGGGCCTGTCCTCACCACACTGTCCTGGCCAGGGGGACCACTCTCCAGGGGAAGCGCAGTGGCTGCAGTCCCCCAGAGCAGCAGCAGCCCGAAGGATGCCAGCCACTTGCCTCTGGCACTGCAGCCACCCATCCTCTTTGGCGGCCCTCAAGTCAGTGCTCTGTGGATGAGGGTCTCTCTTTGGAGTCTTGGTATTTTAAGCTGCAGCGCCAGCTGTTCTGGGGTCTGCACACGTCCACTGAAAACTTGCACGCTTCTCCACACTCGTGCAGTGACGCACAAGCCGGAGCAATCAGTTCTCACACAAACATTTGTGAGGTTGGATTTAGCCCCTTAATTAAAGACTCGGGACTTTTCCTGTGCTGAGAGTGAATCTGCTCTTATTTTAGAACACGTGCGCACTCGCTGTGAGCGAGTTCTGCTTCCTTGCGATTGTGCCTAGAGCAAGCAGGAAGCCATTAGAACAAAGCCAAGCGATTCAACAGAACAGGAAATTAGGCTTGGGTAAAGAGCCCAAAGTGtggctgggatgcagctcagcacAGCACGTACCTGTCacgcatgaggctctgggttctgtccccagcaccaaaaatGAAGTACGTCTGAATCTGCTATGGACAAAAGAAACCAGGTGCAGTGAAGACTCAGGGCCACAGGACAGCACCAATGTTTCACAAATCACAAGGATGAGCCAAGAGCTTGTCCCAGCAGCACTGCCCACTACCCTCTGCCCTGGGCAAACCCTGGTTCTTAGCCAGACCTTCACCTCAGTCAAGTACAGAtagatgctgatgctgatgcagAAGACAGCATCCTGTGACACTgagcactgactttttttttttttttttttttttttttttaagatttatttatttattatgtatacagcatgtatgactgcaggccagaagagggcaccagatctcattacagatggttgtgagccaccatgtggttgctgggaattgaactcaggacctctgaaagagcagtcagtgctcttaacctctgagccatctctccagcccgagcaCTGACTTTTGCACCCCTAGCATAGTTCGTGGTCAAAGGCTTTCCTAACTTCTCATGTTAGCAAAcggcacattttttaaaatgaggccaggttcagcAGCTAAgtctgtcaccaagcctgataacctgtcAATCCCCTGTAACCAGCATGgtgggagagaactgattctctcAAATTGTCAAACGAGTATGCATATCATAGCATATGTGTgtgcccccacacatacacacatgataaaggtaatattttaaaaaaattaaggaccATACATgttgatacacacctttaatcccagcacttagaaatgTGTACCTTATTCTAAGATTGGTGGTGCTTATTATTTTGATCCAAAAAGAAAATggccaacacttgggaggcagagttaggtggaactctgtgagttcaagactagcctggtctacgtagtgaaatccaggacagccagggcta containing:
- the Cort gene encoding cortistatin, with the protein product MGGCSARGKWLASFGLLLLWGTAATALPLESGPPGQDSVEAAEGKRNGLLTFLAWWHGWTSQASSSALLGGDASEVSTWQESPPLQQPPRRDKKPCKNFFWKTFSSCK